In Cloacibacterium caeni, a single window of DNA contains:
- a CDS encoding RNA polymerase sigma factor has translation MKCKDDEIISLMLQPNSSEKGLRAMMDTYQSRLYWHIRRLIVQHDLAQDVLQDTFIKAYNNFSQFKQDSKLYTWLYRIATNEALQQLAKLKKMQKTEEDAEYYMQNLVAQNAEHDAEEIQVLLQKAIQTLPEKQKLVFNIRYYDELPFEEISNILEMSVSTCKTNYHYAKEKIENYIRENYES, from the coding sequence ATGAAGTGTAAAGACGACGAAATCATCAGCTTGATGTTGCAGCCCAATTCTTCGGAAAAAGGACTTCGTGCGATGATGGATACCTACCAAAGTCGGCTTTATTGGCATATCAGAAGATTAATTGTGCAACATGACCTTGCGCAAGATGTGTTGCAAGACACTTTTATTAAGGCATATAACAATTTTAGTCAATTCAAACAAGACAGTAAATTGTACACTTGGCTATACAGAATCGCTACCAATGAAGCGCTTCAGCAATTGGCAAAATTGAAAAAAATGCAAAAAACAGAAGAGGATGCAGAATACTATATGCAAAACTTAGTCGCCCAAAATGCAGAACATGATGCAGAAGAAATTCAAGTTTTATTGCAGAAAGCCATACAGACATTGCCAGAGAAACAAAAATTAGTTTTCAATATTAGATATTATGACGAATTGCCTTTCGAAGAAATAAGTAATATTCTAGAAATGAGCGTAAGTACTTGCAAAACCAATTACCACTACGCCAAAGAAAAAATAGAAAACTACATCAGAGAAAACTACGAATCATAA
- a CDS encoding 50S ribosomal protein L25/general stress protein Ctc, with translation MKSITIQGTKRESVGKKSTKALRDAELVPCVVYGGEQPINFSSTEKSFKDLVYTPDAHTVVIELDGQKIDAVLQDIQFHPITDKILHADFYQLSADKPVVMEVPVRITGRAKGVLAGGVLRQSFRKLRLKAIPANLPDEIVVDVTPLKIGNKLYVGDIKNDQYTFLHPDNAVVAAVKMSRNAMKNAGAMVEDDEDEDEVATDAAPEAEAPAAE, from the coding sequence ATGAAATCTATTACAATTCAAGGTACAAAAAGAGAAAGCGTGGGCAAAAAGTCTACCAAAGCTCTACGTGATGCTGAATTAGTTCCTTGTGTTGTTTATGGAGGTGAGCAACCAATCAATTTCTCTTCTACTGAGAAATCTTTCAAAGACTTGGTTTACACTCCAGATGCACACACGGTAGTAATTGAGCTAGATGGTCAAAAAATTGATGCTGTTTTACAAGACATCCAATTTCACCCAATTACAGACAAAATTCTTCACGCAGACTTCTATCAATTAAGCGCTGATAAACCAGTAGTTATGGAAGTTCCTGTAAGAATTACCGGTCGTGCAAAAGGTGTTTTAGCGGGTGGTGTTTTAAGACAATCTTTCAGAAAATTAAGATTGAAAGCTATTCCTGCTAACTTACCAGACGAAATCGTAGTAGATGTTACTCCACTTAAAATTGGTAACAAATTATATGTAGGAGACATCAAAAACGATCAATACACTTTCTTACATCCAGATAACGCAGTAGTAGCTGCTGTGAAGATGTCTAGAAATGCTATGAAAAATGCTGGTGCTATGGTAGAAGATGATGAAGATGAAGATGAAGTAGCAACTGATGCAGCTCCAGAAGCAGAAGCTCCTGCAGCAGAATAA
- a CDS encoding ribose-phosphate pyrophosphokinase has product MADQATYLFCTRTSRDLAEKIANHYGQELGKINFQEFSDGEFEPVLDQSVRGGRVFLIGSTFPPADNLLELLLMIDAAKRASAKSITVVIPYFGLARQDRKDKPRAPIGAKLVANLLTAAGATRIMTIDLHADQIQGFFEIPVDHLYASTIFVDHIKSLNLDNLTIASPDMGGAKRAKNYAGYLSAEVVIAYKERKKANVVEEMFLIGDVKDRNVILIDDMIDTAGTLCKAAEILMKNGAKSVRAMATHAVLSGKAYENIENSQISEVIVTDTIPVKSELSSKIKVLSCAALFADVMKMVHEHKSISDKFII; this is encoded by the coding sequence ATGGCTGATCAAGCAACCTATTTGTTTTGCACCAGAACAAGTCGAGATTTAGCAGAAAAAATTGCAAATCACTATGGGCAAGAATTAGGGAAAATTAATTTCCAAGAATTTAGTGACGGGGAATTCGAACCCGTATTAGATCAATCTGTAAGAGGAGGAAGAGTTTTTCTTATCGGCTCTACCTTTCCACCAGCAGACAATCTTCTAGAACTTCTTTTAATGATTGATGCAGCAAAAAGAGCATCAGCAAAGAGTATTACCGTAGTGATTCCATATTTTGGATTGGCTAGACAAGACAGAAAAGATAAGCCTAGAGCACCAATCGGAGCAAAATTAGTAGCTAATCTTTTAACTGCAGCCGGCGCAACCAGAATCATGACTATTGATTTACACGCAGACCAAATTCAAGGTTTCTTTGAAATTCCTGTAGACCATCTTTATGCTTCTACCATCTTTGTAGATCACATTAAATCTTTAAACTTAGACAATCTTACGATTGCTTCACCAGACATGGGTGGTGCAAAAAGAGCGAAAAATTACGCAGGATACCTAAGTGCAGAAGTAGTAATTGCTTATAAAGAAAGGAAAAAAGCAAATGTAGTAGAAGAAATGTTCTTGATTGGCGATGTAAAAGACAGAAACGTGATCCTCATTGATGACATGATAGACACGGCAGGAACACTTTGCAAAGCAGCAGAAATTCTAATGAAAAACGGAGCAAAATCAGTAAGAGCTATGGCAACTCACGCTGTTCTTTCTGGTAAAGCTTATGAAAATATAGAAAACTCTCAGATAAGCGAAGTTATTGTAACTGATACTATTCCAGTAAAATCAGAGCTTTCTTCTAAAATCAAGGTTTTATCTTGTGCGGCACTTTTTGCAGATGTAATGAAAATGGTACACGAGCACAAATCAATTAGTGATAAGTTTATTATATAA
- a CDS encoding SGNH/GDSL hydrolase family protein: MKKIILSAFAISALTLVSCNTDFERDVNNMTVSTGNADFKTFVSIGNSLTSGYRDGALYLDGQKESFPSMLAQQMALAGGTQTFTQPLMPNNVGGFTDLFAASGNTEFYGKLTLSQTLSPTPSAPGANLDVIGGAGKYFNNMGVPGAKSFHLVTPGYGSAANLATGKANPYFVRFATSATTTVLADAAAQKPSFYTLWIGNNDVLSYATSGGSGIDQKGNLDPSTYGSNDISDPNVVANVIKTVITSLKTAYANSKGAIANIPYVTSIPYFTTVPATPITGLTSAQASQLNAAYATYNGGLLTLKNLGAISTAEYNARLIKFSENGVNGAVIVDKDLTNLSGYNLPSLRQTTSKDIILLPALTLLRDTTIKGGTATPLADKYVLTEKEAAKVIAATDAYNASISSLATAYGLALVDANAKMKELGTTSGIQYNGVKYTASFITGGTFSLDGVHPNGRGYAIIANTFISAINNTFYSTLPFVDINAYSGVTFPK, from the coding sequence ATGAAAAAAATAATATTATCAGCTTTCGCAATTTCAGCTTTAACCTTAGTAAGCTGTAATACAGATTTCGAAAGAGACGTAAATAACATGACTGTTTCAACGGGGAATGCAGACTTCAAAACTTTTGTATCTATTGGAAACTCTTTAACTTCTGGATACAGAGATGGAGCATTATACCTTGATGGCCAAAAAGAATCTTTCCCTTCCATGCTTGCACAGCAAATGGCACTAGCTGGAGGCACACAAACTTTCACTCAGCCCTTAATGCCAAATAATGTAGGTGGATTCACTGATTTATTTGCCGCTTCAGGAAATACAGAGTTTTATGGAAAACTTACGTTAAGCCAAACTCTTTCACCAACCCCTTCAGCTCCAGGTGCTAACCTTGACGTTATTGGTGGGGCAGGAAAATACTTTAACAACATGGGCGTTCCAGGTGCTAAATCTTTTCATTTAGTAACTCCAGGTTATGGTAGCGCCGCTAATTTAGCCACTGGAAAAGCTAATCCATACTTTGTAAGATTTGCTACATCTGCTACTACTACAGTTTTAGCTGACGCTGCCGCTCAAAAACCAAGTTTCTATACATTATGGATTGGTAATAATGACGTTCTTTCTTATGCAACTTCTGGAGGTTCTGGAATAGACCAAAAAGGAAATTTAGACCCATCAACTTATGGCTCTAATGATATTTCTGACCCTAACGTTGTAGCAAATGTTATTAAGACGGTTATTACAAGTCTAAAAACAGCGTACGCAAATTCTAAAGGTGCTATTGCGAACATTCCGTATGTTACTTCAATACCTTATTTCACAACTGTACCTGCAACTCCTATTACAGGTCTTACATCTGCACAAGCTTCACAATTAAACGCAGCTTATGCAACTTACAATGGAGGCTTACTTACGCTTAAGAACCTTGGAGCAATATCTACTGCAGAATATAATGCTAGACTTATTAAGTTTTCTGAAAATGGAGTAAATGGAGCTGTTATCGTAGACAAAGACCTAACAAACTTATCTGGATACAACCTGCCTTCTCTTAGACAGACTACTTCTAAAGACATAATTCTTTTACCAGCATTAACATTGTTAAGAGACACTACAATTAAAGGAGGAACAGCAACTCCACTTGCTGATAAATATGTATTAACTGAAAAAGAAGCTGCTAAAGTAATAGCTGCTACTGATGCTTACAACGCTTCAATTTCAAGTTTAGCTACAGCTTACGGTCTTGCTCTAGTAGATGCTAATGCGAAAATGAAAGAATTAGGCACAACCTCAGGGATCCAATATAACGGTGTAAAATATACTGCATCATTTATAACTGGAGGAACTTTTTCTCTTGATGGTGTTCACCCTAATGGAAGAGGATATGCAATTATTGCTAATACTTTTATTTCAGCAATAAACAATACTTTCTATTCTACGCTTCCTTTTGTTGATATTAATGCTTATTCTGGGGTAACTTTCCCAAAATAG
- a CDS encoding OmpP1/FadL family transporter, with translation MKRILITTALLAGVFSYAGGFRVSLQGVKQLAMAHTSAHTEDASVAFFNPAGISFIPNKLSVAVGGFGAITEVEYQSLETLQSYKTENPLGTPLYAAIAYKVTNNVSVGLSVTTPFGSTVKWADDWTGREIVQKMELKSFYFQPMVSYKFNDWASIGVSYIYAKGMVDWDKAVTNLGGTFNINDEKATGSGFGLGFYLKPSSNLDLSIAYRSPVIMKADNGVATFTGVPEAVLTSPQLNVGADGQDAFTAKLPLVDEYTIGLTYKITPKWLVSADFNYHGWERYSKLTLDFENAQVGNQADKTILVSPKNFKNAKTFRIGTQYMLTDKLAGRLGYYFDESPYEDKYFIPETPSFDASVFTAGLGYKFGKLGVDLAAALSFPEARKVNNDYLSFRGQAKAKAMYLGLGFTYNAF, from the coding sequence ATGAAAAGAATTTTAATAACTACAGCTCTTTTAGCTGGCGTATTTTCTTACGCAGGAGGTTTTAGAGTATCATTACAAGGTGTAAAACAGCTTGCAATGGCTCACACTAGCGCGCATACTGAAGATGCGAGTGTAGCTTTTTTTAACCCTGCAGGTATCTCTTTTATTCCTAACAAATTGAGTGTTGCAGTGGGTGGTTTTGGTGCAATTACTGAAGTAGAATACCAAAGTCTAGAAACTTTACAATCTTACAAAACAGAAAACCCTTTGGGAACACCACTATATGCAGCAATTGCATATAAAGTTACAAATAATGTTTCTGTAGGTTTAAGTGTTACTACACCATTCGGAAGTACAGTAAAATGGGCAGATGATTGGACTGGTAGAGAAATCGTTCAAAAAATGGAATTGAAAAGCTTCTATTTCCAACCTATGGTTTCTTATAAATTTAATGATTGGGCTTCTATCGGTGTAAGTTACATCTATGCAAAAGGTATGGTAGATTGGGACAAAGCAGTTACCAACCTAGGAGGAACATTTAATATAAATGACGAAAAAGCAACAGGTTCTGGTTTTGGATTAGGTTTCTATCTTAAACCAAGCAGTAATTTAGATTTAAGTATTGCTTATCGTTCACCAGTTATTATGAAAGCTGATAACGGAGTTGCCACATTTACAGGAGTACCAGAAGCTGTACTTACTTCTCCTCAATTAAATGTAGGAGCAGATGGTCAAGATGCATTTACCGCAAAATTACCACTTGTAGATGAGTATACAATTGGTCTTACTTATAAAATCACACCAAAATGGTTAGTATCTGCAGATTTCAATTACCATGGTTGGGAAAGATATAGCAAATTAACGCTAGACTTCGAAAATGCTCAAGTTGGAAACCAAGCAGATAAAACCATTTTAGTATCTCCTAAAAACTTCAAAAATGCTAAAACATTTAGAATTGGTACACAATATATGCTAACTGATAAATTAGCAGGTAGATTAGGATACTATTTTGATGAATCTCCATATGAAGACAAATATTTCATCCCAGAAACTCCATCTTTTGATGCAAGCGTATTTACTGCTGGTCTTGGATATAAATTTGGAAAGTTAGGAGTAGATTTAGCAGCTGCTTTATCATTCCCAGAAGCAAGAAAAGTAAACAACGATTACTTAAGCTTCAGAGGACAGGCTAAAGCTAAAGCAATGTATCTAGGTTTAGGTTTCACTTACAATGCATTTTAA